One Peromyscus leucopus breed LL Stock chromosome 4, UCI_PerLeu_2.1, whole genome shotgun sequence genomic region harbors:
- the LOC114687869 gene encoding olfactory receptor 4K3-like, translated as MEEANQSVVSEFIFQGLCASRELQILLLLPFATLYLMSVVGNLFVVILIIIDHHLHSPMYFLLANLSFIDFCLSSVTTPKLITDLLKENKTISFGGCMSQILCVHFFGGGEMVLLVTMAYDRYVAICRPLHYTSIMDRQKCIWLVLISWIIGFIHAISQLILILELPFCGPRVVDSFFCDIPLVMKLACTDTDTLGIVINADSGVLATTCFILLLISYTYILLTVQLRSKDGSSKALSTCTSHIIVVVLFFGPVIFIYLWPVNITWVDKFLAVFYSVITPLLNPAIYTLRNRDIKNAIKKLINHM; from the coding sequence ATGGAAGAAGCAAACCAGTCTGTGGTGTCTGAGTTTATTTTTCAGGGACTCTGTGCCTCAAGGGAACTACAGATCTTACTCCTGCTGCCATTTGCCACCCTCTACCTGATGAGTGTGGTAGGCAACCTCTTTGTCGTGATATTAATCATCATTGATCATCATCTCCATTCTCCCATGTATTTTCTGTTAGCTAATCTCTCATTTATTGACTTCTGCCTTTCCTCAGTTACTACTCCCAAACTGATCACAGacctcttaaaagaaaataaaacaatttcctTTGGGGGCTGCATGAGCCAGATCCTCTGTGTGCATTTCTTTGGAGGGGGTGAGATGGTACTTCTTGTAACAATGGCCTATGACCgatatgtggccatctgcagGCCACTCCACTACACCAGCATCATGGACAGACAGAAATGCATCTGGCTCGTTTTAATATCATGGATCATTGGATTTATACATGCCATTAGTCAACTGATCCTAATTTTGGAACTACCTTTCTGTGGACCTAGAGTGGTAGACAGCTTTTTCTGTGATATTCCTTTGGTGATGAAATTAGCCTGCACGGATACTGATACCTTGGGAATTGTGATAAATGCTGACAGTGGTGTTTTAGCAACAACTTGTTTCATTCTCTTGCTGATATCTTACACTTACATTCTGTTAACTGTTCAGCTCCGCTCTAAAGACGGCTCATCAAAGGCACTCTCTACCTGCACATCCCACATCATAGTGGTTGTGCTGTTCTTTGGGCCTGTCATTTTCATCTATCTGTGGCCAGTCAACATCACCTGGGTCGACAAATTTCTTGCTGTGTTTTACTCAGTCATCACACCTCTCCTGAACCCAGCCATCTATACACTGAGAAATAGAGATATTAAGAATGCCATAAAGAAGTTGATAAATCACATGTGA